The Streptomyces sp. NBC_00597 DNA segment CGATGGAGTCCTTGCCGCCGGAGAACAGGACCACCGGCTTCTCGAACTCGCCCGCCACCTCGCGGAAGATGTGCACGGCCTCCGATTCGAGGGCGTCGAGGTGCGACAGCGCGTAGGGCGCGTCGGTCTCTTCGTGCAGGTGAGCGACGGTGGCCGTCATGCCAGACCCCTCTCGGTGAGCAGCGCGTGCAGGGCCGAGGCCGACTCCTGCACGGTCTGCGTGTGCGACTCGATGCGCAGGTCCGGGGACTCCGGAGCCTCGTACGGGTCGTCGACGCCGGTCAGACCGGAGATCTCGCCCGCCGCCTGCTTGGCGTACAGGCCCTTCACGTCACGCTCGGAGCAGACCTCGACCGGGGTGGCCACGTGGACCTCCAGGTACGAGGTGCCCTCGGCGGCGTGCCGCTTGCGGACGGCCTCGCGGCTGTCCGCGAACGGCGCGATCACCGGCACGAGCGCCTTGACGCCGTTGCTCGCGAGGAGTTCGGCGACGAACCCGATCCGCTGCACGTTGGTGTGGCGGTCCTCCCGGGTGAAGCCCAGGCCGGCGGAGAGGAACTCGCGGATCTCGTCGCCGTCGAGGACCTCCACGCGGTGGCCCTCGGCGCGCAGCCGCTCGGCCAGCGCGTGGGCGATGGTGGTCTTGCCCGCGCTCGGCAGCCCGGTCAGCCACACGGTGGCGCCCTGGTCGCTCACGCTCATCGTTCTCGTCTCCGTCGGTTCTTTGAGAAGCGGTTCTTCGATATCGGTCATCAGCCGTGCAGTCCGCACTCGGTCTTGGCCCGTCCGGCCCAGCGGCCGGCCCGCGCGTCCTCGCCCTGCGCGACACGGCGGGTGCAGGGCGCGCAGCCGACCGAGGCGTAGCCGTCCATCAGCAGCGGGTTGGTCAGGACACCGTGTTCCGCGACGTACGCGTCCACGTCGTCCTGCGTCCAGCGGGCGATCGGGGAGACCTTGACCTTCTGCCGCTTCTCGTCCCAGCCGACCACGGGGGTGTTCGCCCGGGTGGGGGACTCGTC contains these protein-coding regions:
- the cysC gene encoding adenylyl-sulfate kinase, whose amino-acid sequence is MSVSDQGATVWLTGLPSAGKTTIAHALAERLRAEGHRVEVLDGDEIREFLSAGLGFTREDRHTNVQRIGFVAELLASNGVKALVPVIAPFADSREAVRKRHAAEGTSYLEVHVATPVEVCSERDVKGLYAKQAAGEISGLTGVDDPYEAPESPDLRIESHTQTVQESASALHALLTERGLA